In Rhinopithecus roxellana isolate Shanxi Qingling chromosome 4, ASM756505v1, whole genome shotgun sequence, a single genomic region encodes these proteins:
- the SLC17A4 gene encoding probable small intestine urate exporter isoform X2, producing the protein MNFSIAITAMVNNTAPPSQPNASTERPSTDSQDYWNETLKEFKAMAPAYDWSPEIQGIILSSLNYGSFLAPIPSGYVAGIFGAKYVVGAGLFISSFLTLFIPLAANAGVALLIVLRIVQGIAQVMVLTGQYSIWVKWAPPLERSQLTTIAGSGSMLGSFIVLLVGGLLCQTIGWPYVFYIFGGIGCACCLLWFPLIYDDPVNHPFISAGEKRYIVCSLAQQDCSPSWSLPIRAMIKSLPLWAILVSYFCEYWLFYTIMAYTPTYISSVLQANLRDSGILSALPFVVGCICIILGGLLADFLLSRKILRLITIRKLFTAIGVLLPSVILVSLPWVRSSHSMTMTFLVLSSAISSFCESGALVNFLDIAPRYTGFLKGLLQVFAHIAGAISPTAAGFFISQDSEFGWRNVFLLSAAVNISGLVFYLIFGRADVQDWAKEQIFTHF; encoded by the exons ATGAACTTTAGCATTGCCATTACGGCTATGGTGAACAACACGGCTCCACCTAGCCAGCCCAATGCCTCCACAGAACGGCCCTCCACTGACTCCCAGGACTACTGGAATGAAACTCTAAAAGAATTTAAAGCAATG GCCCCTGCATATGACTGGAGTCCTGAAATCCAGGGAATCATCCTCAGCTCCCTCAACTATGGCTCATTCTTGGCTCCAATCCCCAGTGGCTATGTGGCTGGAATATTTGGAGCCAAGTACGTGGTTGGTGCTGGCTTGTTTATTTCCTCATTCCTGACCCTCTTCATTCCACTGGCAGCTAATGCAGGAGTGGCCTTGCTCATTGTCCTCCGGATTGTACAAGGCATAGCCCAG GTTATGGTATTAACTGGTCAATATTCAATTTGGGTCAAATGGGCTCCCCCACTGGAAAGGAGTCAACTCACCACCATTGCTGGATCAG GGTCAATGCTGGGGTCCTTCATTGTTCTACTCGTTGGTGGTCTCCTTTGCCAGACCATAGGATGGCCGTATGTCTTCTATATCTTTG GAGGAATTGGCTGTGCCTGTTGTCTTCTCTGGTTTCCTCTCATTTATGATGATCCTGTGAATCATCCCTTTATCAGTGCTGGTGAGAAGAGATACATTGTGTGTTCATTGGCTCAGCAG GACTGTTCACCAAGCTGGTCTCTTCCCATTAGAGCTATGATCAAATCCTTACCACTCTGGGCTATTTTAGTCTCTTATTTCTGTGAATACTGGCTTTTTTATACCATTATGGCGTACACACCAACGTACATCAGCTCCGTACTTCAAGCCAACCTCAGAGAT AGTGGGATCCTGTCTGCCTTGCCGTTTGTTGTTGGATGTATCTGCATTATCCTTGGAGGTCTATTGGCAGACTTTCTTCTCTCCAGAAAAATCCTCAGACTCATCACCATCAGGAAACTCTTCACTGCCATTG GGGTTCTCCTCCCATCTGTGATCCTCGTGTCCCTGCCCTGGGTCAGATCCAGCCACAGCATGACCATGACCTTCTTGGTGCTGTCTTCTGCCATCAGCAGCTTCTGTGAATCAGGAGCCCTTGTTAACTTCTTGGATATTGCTCCTCG gtACACTGGCTTTCTCAAAGGACTATTACAAGTCTTTGCACACATAGCTGGAGCCATCTCTCCCACTGCTGCTGGATTTTTCATCAGTCAG GATTCAGAGTTTGGTTGGAGAAATGTCTTCTTGCTTTCAGCTGCTGTTAACATATCAGGCCTGGTTTTCTACCTCATCTTTGGCCGAGCAGATGTGCAGGACTGGGCTAAAGAACAGATATTCACCCACTTCTGA
- the SLC17A4 gene encoding probable small intestine urate exporter isoform X1, giving the protein MSVPGKRTKMSTGPDVKATVGDISNDGNLNMAQEECSRKGFCSVRHGLALILQLCNFSIYTQQMNFSIAITAMVNNTAPPSQPNASTERPSTDSQDYWNETLKEFKAMAPAYDWSPEIQGIILSSLNYGSFLAPIPSGYVAGIFGAKYVVGAGLFISSFLTLFIPLAANAGVALLIVLRIVQGIAQVMVLTGQYSIWVKWAPPLERSQLTTIAGSGSMLGSFIVLLVGGLLCQTIGWPYVFYIFGGIGCACCLLWFPLIYDDPVNHPFISAGEKRYIVCSLAQQDCSPSWSLPIRAMIKSLPLWAILVSYFCEYWLFYTIMAYTPTYISSVLQANLRDSGILSALPFVVGCICIILGGLLADFLLSRKILRLITIRKLFTAIGVLLPSVILVSLPWVRSSHSMTMTFLVLSSAISSFCESGALVNFLDIAPRYTGFLKGLLQVFAHIAGAISPTAAGFFISQDSEFGWRNVFLLSAAVNISGLVFYLIFGRADVQDWAKEQIFTHF; this is encoded by the exons GCTTTTGTTCAGTCCGACATGGGCTGGCCCTCATCTTGCAGCTCTGTAATTTTTCAATTTACACCCAACAAATGAACTTTAGCATTGCCATTACGGCTATGGTGAACAACACGGCTCCACCTAGCCAGCCCAATGCCTCCACAGAACGGCCCTCCACTGACTCCCAGGACTACTGGAATGAAACTCTAAAAGAATTTAAAGCAATG GCCCCTGCATATGACTGGAGTCCTGAAATCCAGGGAATCATCCTCAGCTCCCTCAACTATGGCTCATTCTTGGCTCCAATCCCCAGTGGCTATGTGGCTGGAATATTTGGAGCCAAGTACGTGGTTGGTGCTGGCTTGTTTATTTCCTCATTCCTGACCCTCTTCATTCCACTGGCAGCTAATGCAGGAGTGGCCTTGCTCATTGTCCTCCGGATTGTACAAGGCATAGCCCAG GTTATGGTATTAACTGGTCAATATTCAATTTGGGTCAAATGGGCTCCCCCACTGGAAAGGAGTCAACTCACCACCATTGCTGGATCAG GGTCAATGCTGGGGTCCTTCATTGTTCTACTCGTTGGTGGTCTCCTTTGCCAGACCATAGGATGGCCGTATGTCTTCTATATCTTTG GAGGAATTGGCTGTGCCTGTTGTCTTCTCTGGTTTCCTCTCATTTATGATGATCCTGTGAATCATCCCTTTATCAGTGCTGGTGAGAAGAGATACATTGTGTGTTCATTGGCTCAGCAG GACTGTTCACCAAGCTGGTCTCTTCCCATTAGAGCTATGATCAAATCCTTACCACTCTGGGCTATTTTAGTCTCTTATTTCTGTGAATACTGGCTTTTTTATACCATTATGGCGTACACACCAACGTACATCAGCTCCGTACTTCAAGCCAACCTCAGAGAT AGTGGGATCCTGTCTGCCTTGCCGTTTGTTGTTGGATGTATCTGCATTATCCTTGGAGGTCTATTGGCAGACTTTCTTCTCTCCAGAAAAATCCTCAGACTCATCACCATCAGGAAACTCTTCACTGCCATTG GGGTTCTCCTCCCATCTGTGATCCTCGTGTCCCTGCCCTGGGTCAGATCCAGCCACAGCATGACCATGACCTTCTTGGTGCTGTCTTCTGCCATCAGCAGCTTCTGTGAATCAGGAGCCCTTGTTAACTTCTTGGATATTGCTCCTCG gtACACTGGCTTTCTCAAAGGACTATTACAAGTCTTTGCACACATAGCTGGAGCCATCTCTCCCACTGCTGCTGGATTTTTCATCAGTCAG GATTCAGAGTTTGGTTGGAGAAATGTCTTCTTGCTTTCAGCTGCTGTTAACATATCAGGCCTGGTTTTCTACCTCATCTTTGGCCGAGCAGATGTGCAGGACTGGGCTAAAGAACAGATATTCACCCACTTCTGA